The following proteins are encoded in a genomic region of Balaenoptera ricei isolate mBalRic1 chromosome 14, mBalRic1.hap2, whole genome shotgun sequence:
- the LOC132347831 gene encoding myosin regulatory light polypeptide 9 isoform X1, whose translation MDLTATMSSKRAKTKTTKKRPQRATSNVFAMFDQSQIQEFKEAFNMIDQNRDGFIDKEDLHDMLASLGKNPTDEYLDAMMNEAPGPINFTMFLTMFGEKLNGTDPEDVIRNAFACFDEEATGTIQEDYLRELLTTMGDRFTDEEVDELYREAPIDKKGNFNYIEFTRILKHGAKDKDD comes from the exons ATG GATTTAACTGCCACCATGTCGAGCAAAAGAGCAAAGACCAAGACCACCAAGAAGCGCCCCCAACGCGCAACCTCCAATGTGTTTGCCATGTTTGACCAGTCACAGATTCAGGAGTTCAAGGAGGCCTTCAACATGATCGATCAGAACAGAGATGGTTTCATCGACAAGGAAGACTTGCATGATATGCTTGCCTCCCTGG GGAAAAATCCAACTGATGAGTATCTGGACGCCATGATGAATGAGGCTCCAGGTCCCATAAATTTTACCATGTTTCTCACGATGTTTGGTGAAAAGTTAAATGGCACCGATCCAGAAGATGTCATCAGAAACGCTTTTGCTTGCTTTGATGAAGAAGCAACTG gCACCATTCAGGAGGATTACCTGAGAGAGCTGCTGACCACAATGGGAGAtcggtttacagatgaggaagtggacGAGCTGTACAGAGAAGCACCTATTGACAAAAAGGGGAATTTCAATTACATTGAGTTCACGCGCATCCTTAAACATGGAGCGAAAGACAAAGATGACTGA
- the LOC132347831 gene encoding myosin regulatory light polypeptide 9 isoform X2 — protein MSSKRAKTKTTKKRPQRATSNVFAMFDQSQIQEFKEAFNMIDQNRDGFIDKEDLHDMLASLGKNPTDEYLDAMMNEAPGPINFTMFLTMFGEKLNGTDPEDVIRNAFACFDEEATGTIQEDYLRELLTTMGDRFTDEEVDELYREAPIDKKGNFNYIEFTRILKHGAKDKDD, from the exons ATGTCGAGCAAAAGAGCAAAGACCAAGACCACCAAGAAGCGCCCCCAACGCGCAACCTCCAATGTGTTTGCCATGTTTGACCAGTCACAGATTCAGGAGTTCAAGGAGGCCTTCAACATGATCGATCAGAACAGAGATGGTTTCATCGACAAGGAAGACTTGCATGATATGCTTGCCTCCCTGG GGAAAAATCCAACTGATGAGTATCTGGACGCCATGATGAATGAGGCTCCAGGTCCCATAAATTTTACCATGTTTCTCACGATGTTTGGTGAAAAGTTAAATGGCACCGATCCAGAAGATGTCATCAGAAACGCTTTTGCTTGCTTTGATGAAGAAGCAACTG gCACCATTCAGGAGGATTACCTGAGAGAGCTGCTGACCACAATGGGAGAtcggtttacagatgaggaagtggacGAGCTGTACAGAGAAGCACCTATTGACAAAAAGGGGAATTTCAATTACATTGAGTTCACGCGCATCCTTAAACATGGAGCGAAAGACAAAGATGACTGA